A window of the Bacillus andreraoultii genome harbors these coding sequences:
- a CDS encoding acyl-CoA dehydrogenase family protein — MKRTFLTEEHEIFRQSLRKFLEKEAVPYYEEWEKNKEVPRAFWMRLGEQGYLCPQVDEKYGGLGTDFGYAVVLNEEMERVGTSLIGIGLHNDIVIPYIESYGTEEQKKRWLPGAISGEIITAIGMTEPGAGSDLAGIQTTAVRDGDDYIINGEKTFITNGYTADLVVIVAKTNPKANPPHRGISLFVVEAGTPGFKKGKKLAKLGQHANDTSELIFEDVRVPKTNLLGKEGMGFYYLMEKLQQERLMVAIQGLAAAERMLELTIDYVKQRKAFGTTISQFQNTQFKIAEMATELEVGRAFVDRLIIDHMAGNTVVTEVSMAKWWITDLAKKVAGECLQLHGGYGYMEEYEIARRFRDITVTSIYAGSNEIMKQIIAKNIGM; from the coding sequence ATGAAGCGGACATTTTTAACGGAGGAACATGAGATTTTTCGCCAGTCATTACGCAAATTTTTAGAAAAAGAGGCCGTTCCTTATTATGAAGAGTGGGAGAAAAATAAAGAAGTACCTCGGGCATTTTGGATGAGGCTTGGGGAACAAGGGTATCTCTGTCCACAAGTGGATGAAAAATATGGGGGTTTGGGAACAGATTTTGGATATGCAGTCGTTCTTAACGAGGAAATGGAACGAGTTGGAACAAGCCTCATAGGAATCGGCCTCCACAACGATATAGTGATTCCATATATAGAATCATATGGAACAGAGGAACAGAAAAAGCGGTGGCTACCTGGGGCAATAAGTGGTGAGATCATCACTGCCATCGGAATGACCGAACCAGGTGCAGGATCTGATTTAGCAGGAATACAAACAACAGCCGTTCGGGATGGGGACGACTATATAATTAATGGGGAAAAGACATTTATTACAAATGGTTATACAGCCGATCTTGTCGTTATTGTTGCAAAAACAAATCCGAAAGCAAATCCACCACATCGGGGAATCAGTTTATTTGTTGTTGAAGCAGGTACCCCTGGATTTAAAAAAGGGAAAAAACTAGCCAAACTTGGCCAACATGCAAATGACACAAGTGAATTAATTTTTGAAGATGTGCGCGTACCAAAAACGAATTTATTAGGTAAAGAAGGAATGGGCTTTTATTACTTAATGGAAAAATTACAGCAGGAACGTTTAATGGTCGCAATTCAAGGATTGGCAGCTGCTGAGCGGATGTTGGAGCTAACCATTGATTATGTCAAACAGAGGAAGGCATTCGGAACAACGATTAGCCAATTTCAAAATACACAGTTTAAAATAGCAGAAATGGCGACAGAACTTGAAGTGGGACGAGCGTTTGTTGATCGACTTATTATCGATCATATGGCAGGAAATACGGTTGTTACGGAAGTATCTATGGCTAAATGGTGGATAACCGATTTAGCTAAAAAAGTCGCGGGTGAATGTCTGCAGTTGCATGGCGGATATGGCTATATGGAAGAATATGAGATTGCTAGACGTTTTCGTGATATTACCGTCACTTCGATATACGCAGGTTCGAATGAAATTATGAAGCAAATAATCGCAAAAAATATAGGAATGTAA
- a CDS encoding enoyl-CoA hydratase/isomerase family protein has protein sequence MSNLQNEQIYMVVENQIATIYMNRPEKRNALSFEMWESLNEYVDQANRNREVKVIIFRSTTEEAFSAGADIREFETRRSTVDEMMTYSAVMGKLEEKVASGIKPTIAMIQGYCVGGGCELAVACDFRFSDPTGKFGITPAKLGIVYNTQATKHLVDLVGPSNAKDILYTGRIMGADEALHMGLINRIYHPEQLEDETYRFAKMICDNSQYSVRGTKKIVHHILHGGKEDNEEIMGLIIDSVTSEDYKEGVDAFLNKRKPNFPFV, from the coding sequence ATGTCAAACTTACAAAATGAACAAATTTATATGGTAGTGGAAAATCAAATAGCAACCATTTATATGAACCGACCAGAAAAAAGAAATGCGTTATCTTTTGAAATGTGGGAAAGCTTAAATGAATATGTGGATCAGGCTAATCGGAATCGCGAAGTAAAAGTAATTATTTTCCGAAGTACAACGGAAGAGGCTTTTTCTGCAGGAGCGGATATTCGTGAATTTGAAACAAGACGTTCCACTGTCGATGAAATGATGACTTATAGTGCGGTTATGGGAAAATTAGAAGAAAAAGTAGCAAGTGGAATAAAGCCGACAATTGCAATGATTCAAGGTTATTGTGTTGGTGGTGGCTGTGAATTAGCTGTTGCTTGTGATTTTCGCTTTTCCGATCCAACCGGGAAATTTGGTATTACACCAGCAAAGTTAGGAATTGTTTATAATACGCAGGCAACAAAGCATCTCGTTGATTTAGTTGGTCCTTCAAACGCAAAAGATATTTTATATACTGGGCGAATAATGGGAGCTGATGAAGCACTTCATATGGGATTAATCAACCGCATTTACCATCCAGAACAATTGGAGGATGAAACATACCGTTTTGCAAAGATGATTTGTGACAACTCGCAATACTCTGTGCGAGGAACGAAAAAAATTGTTCATCACATTTTACATGGTGGAAAAGAAGATAATGAAGAGATCATGGGATTAATAATTGATTCGGTTACTTCGGAAGACTATAAAGAGGGTGTCGACGCATTTTTAAACAAAAGGAAGCCGAACTTCCCTTTTGTCTAA
- a CDS encoding enoyl-CoA hydratase/isomerase family protein: MSECSIIKYEVKEMANIVEVKKENGIAYVTMNRPDKLNALSHELVTGVIGALKEAEADQEVKAIILSGAGKSFCSGGDIGSFNEAKTVRDKLAHMKGAVALQNAIQQLDKYVISAVHGYAAGAGFSIALASDFIVADQKAAFAISFKNIGLIPDLGLVKALTENVPNALVKEWISKGAVISAQELYDKGIVNRVAEEDVRKEATEFAQFIIEGPPLANQFVKCLVNHAAELTNETNEMQENLMQTLLFNTADHREGVQAFFEKRAPKFEGK; encoded by the coding sequence ATGAGTGAATGTTCAATCATTAAATATGAGGTGAAAGAAATGGCAAATATAGTGGAAGTAAAAAAGGAAAATGGTATTGCATATGTAACGATGAACCGTCCAGATAAGTTAAACGCACTTTCACATGAACTAGTTACCGGTGTGATTGGAGCACTAAAGGAAGCTGAAGCAGATCAAGAGGTAAAAGCGATTATTTTATCCGGTGCAGGAAAATCATTTTGTTCTGGAGGAGATATTGGTTCATTTAATGAGGCGAAAACAGTAAGGGACAAACTAGCCCATATGAAGGGAGCAGTTGCTTTACAAAATGCGATTCAACAGTTAGATAAGTACGTGATTAGTGCTGTTCATGGTTATGCGGCGGGGGCTGGTTTCAGTATTGCTCTTGCATCCGACTTTATCGTTGCAGATCAAAAGGCGGCTTTTGCCATTAGTTTTAAAAACATCGGTTTAATTCCAGACTTAGGTTTAGTGAAGGCGTTAACTGAAAACGTTCCGAATGCGCTTGTTAAAGAGTGGATTTCAAAAGGAGCAGTCATTTCCGCTCAAGAACTTTATGATAAAGGAATTGTGAACCGAGTAGCGGAAGAGGATGTGCGAAAAGAGGCAACTGAATTTGCACAATTCATTATCGAAGGGCCACCACTTGCGAATCAGTTTGTCAAATGCTTAGTGAATCATGCTGCAGAATTGACAAACGAAACAAATGAAATGCAAGAAAACTTAATGCAAACTTTATTATTCAATACGGCTGATCATCGTGAAGGGGTGCAAGCATTTTTTGAAAAACGGGCACCAAAATTTGAAGGGAAATAA
- a CDS encoding NAD(P)H-dependent flavin oxidoreductase, giving the protein MTKANVASLKESTKLPVIMAPMFLINDPNMVLYACESGIIGTFPALNARTNEILETWFQQITTEWAELKAANPGKKIAPWGINFISHKSNKRFVEDLQLIEKYQPPLIITSLGDPSPVVEIAHKYGGVVFSDVINVKFAKKAIEKGTDGLILVCSGAGGHAGTYSPFAFIHEVKEFWDGPIVLAGAMSKGEDILAAEILGADFAYLGSRFIPAKESMAQDGYKEMVLTSGVEDIIYTDAFSGVNANYLIPSILQVGLDPMKLQRKEKIDFSELANPNIRAWKDVWSAGQGVGAIKKIQTMAEIVDELVEQYEVAKEKIVKGNFAY; this is encoded by the coding sequence ATGACAAAAGCAAATGTTGCAAGTTTAAAAGAGTCTACGAAACTACCAGTTATTATGGCGCCGATGTTTTTAATCAATGATCCAAATATGGTTTTGTATGCTTGTGAAAGCGGAATCATTGGTACGTTCCCCGCACTTAATGCAAGAACAAATGAAATTTTAGAAACTTGGTTCCAACAAATTACAACAGAGTGGGCTGAATTGAAAGCGGCAAACCCAGGTAAAAAAATTGCACCGTGGGGGATTAATTTTATTAGTCATAAGTCGAATAAGCGGTTTGTGGAAGATCTCCAATTAATTGAAAAGTATCAACCGCCACTGATCATCACTTCTCTCGGTGATCCAAGTCCTGTCGTTGAAATTGCACACAAATATGGGGGAGTCGTTTTTTCAGATGTAATAAACGTAAAATTTGCGAAGAAGGCGATTGAAAAAGGAACAGATGGGCTGATTCTCGTATGTAGTGGAGCAGGGGGGCACGCAGGAACATATAGTCCTTTTGCATTTATCCATGAAGTAAAAGAATTTTGGGATGGACCGATTGTGCTAGCTGGAGCAATGTCAAAAGGAGAAGATATTTTAGCCGCAGAAATTCTTGGTGCCGACTTTGCTTATTTAGGATCGCGATTTATTCCTGCGAAAGAAAGTATGGCTCAAGATGGTTACAAGGAAATGGTGCTTACTTCTGGCGTTGAGGACATTATTTATACAGATGCATTTAGTGGTGTGAATGCGAACTACTTAATCCCAAGTATTCTACAAGTGGGACTTGACCCGATGAAACTACAACGAAAAGAGAAAATTGATTTCTCAGAACTTGCAAATCCGAATATTCGTGCATGGAAGGATGTTTGGTCTGCGGGACAAGGAGTCGGTGCAATTAAAAAGATACAAACGATGGCTGAAATTGTTGACGAACTAGTCGAGCAATATGAAGTAGCAAAGGAAAAAATCGTTAAAGGGAATTTTGCATATTAA